The Psychroflexus sp. ALD_RP9 region AGACTTATTGCTCGTGAAATAGAAATAACTATGGTCGTGAAGCAAATCCAATACGTCTAAATAGTCCCTGAGCTTCCAATAATCTTTTGAATTGTAAGTATTCGTATCGGTGCTTAGTTATGGCGGATCAACTAAAAAAACCACATCTGTTTGATGCTTGTATTTTTCAAATAGTGCTTTATAGTCAGCCTTAACGACATCAATGCCGTCGAGATAATCTAAAGCTTCAGGAAAGTTAGACTTTCTAATGGTGTTGTACATCGTGTCCTTTGTGAAGTCTTTTAGACAATTACCATAATTCATTGAAAACTTCAAGCTTCCTGATAAACTGATCCAATCCACATAACCAGACTGATTAGCTTCAGTCAAAATTTCGCAAACCTTTTCACGATCTGAAGGCACTAGCTTTTTTCCTCGAGGGGTTTCTAATTCGATTTTTCGCAACTTTTCTAAAATTTGATTGGTCGCTGGTATTGCTTTCAGTCGCTTTCGATAATCGTCGAAATCATTAAAAACAACTTTAGACTCTGGGTGAATCGATTTCACCGTATGGCTTAGCAATCCAGAACCACCAAATAAATCGACATAAGTTGCCGAGCTTGGATAACTTGCTAAAGCTTCTTTAAACTTCTTTACAAAAAACCGTTTTTGACCCTGAAACGGTAAAGGTGCTGATTTGTAATTTTTACTCATATTTCAATTTTAAACTTTACTTATTTACTATTTTTGT contains the following coding sequences:
- a CDS encoding DNA adenine methylase, which translates into the protein MSKNYKSAPLPFQGQKRFFVKKFKEALASYPSSATYVDLFGGSGLLSHTVKSIHPESKVVFNDFDDYRKRLKAIPATNQILEKLRKIELETPRGKKLVPSDREKVCEILTEANQSGYVDWISLSGSLKFSMNYGNCLKDFTKDTMYNTIRKSNFPEALDYLDGIDVVKADYKALFEKYKHQTDVVFLVDPP